CGACTTTTTATTCTTTTTGAGTTTGCTCTTGTCATAATATCCAAGGTTCTTGACAGTTTTGGTAAACATCTGGTTTACCCCGCATACTATACTGGAAATGTTCTTGGAGCTTTCCCCTACAATGTCGTTAATGGTGCTGATATCATTTCTTCGGAAGGGCTTTTTCAGCTTTTTTTCCTTCTCCTTTCGGGAATGAAGCACAAAGCTGCGGGCAATGCTAAAAATGGCCAGCCCTATAAGAACGGTGATGGCTATGATCCCTCCGAAGTAAATAATCGCGGCAAAGATTGCAGCCGCCGAAAAAGCCACCAGCGCGGTTACAAACCACCCGCCAATCACATTCACCACCCCGGCAACACGATAAACAGCACTTTCCCTATCCCAGGCCCTGTCGGCCAGTGAAGTTCCCATAGCCACCATAAAGGTAACATAGGTTGTTGAAAGTGGCAATTTGAGGCTGGTTCCTATAGAGATCAAGATACTGGCAACCACAAGGTTCACTGAGGCCCTAACAAGGTCAAAAGCTGGGGTATCTTCAGAATCACGTGTGAAAGCACCGGGCTTCTGAAATTTTTCATCAATTTTTCTGCTTACCGCCCTTGGTGTAATCGCTCCAATCACATTACCCAGTAATACCGAATAGCGAACAATTCCGCGGGAAAGAAAATTAGGATCAAACCTCTCGGTCACTTCCCCCTGCCGGGCAAGGTTTACGCCTGTCTCTACCACGTTACGGGCTTTTCGGGAAAACCACAGGGTAACTACCATCACGGCACCCGCCACCAGCAGTAAAAAAGCCGGGGTGGCCACCTCGCCCTGCAAACCACTCATCAAAAATTCTGAAGGCAAAGTGCCCGAGCTGGCATAGGCTGCCTGCCATAGTTCAAATGACTGCCAGGCCGCAATGGGAACACCAATAAAATTCACCAAATCGTTACCCGCAAAGGCCAGGGCAAGAGAAAAGGTTCCCACCAGAATGATAAACCTCAAGATATGGGTTTTGAACAGGCTCATTAAAAGCTGGGAAATTATGGTAAAAACCACCAGGCCAGCCGCAAGGATAATCAGCGTATTATTGTCAAGATAGTTTAGGAAACCTTCAGAAATAAATGTAACCGATTTAAGGCCTTTCAGCAATATAAAATAAAGAATAGCAGTAAGGGATACCCCTCCAAAAATGGCACCTGCGTACTTAATTTTCTTTTCAAACTGAAATGAAAATATAAGCCGTGAAAAATATTGCACTATGGCCCCAATGAGAAAAGCAATGACCACAGCCATTAGAATTCCCACAATGATCTCTGTAGCTTTGGAAGTATTGATATAATTAAAGATATCTCCATAACTTCCGGAAGAATTATAAATCTTGATCACGGCCACACTCACCGCGGCACCCAAAAGTTCAAATACTATAGAAACCGTGGTGGAGGTGGGCAGCCCCAGGGAGTTAAAAAAATCGAGCAGCAGCACATCGGTGATCATCACGGCCATAAAAATGATCATGATCTCTTCAAAGTAGAACTCACCCGGCATAA
This Salinimicrobium tongyeongense DNA region includes the following protein-coding sequences:
- a CDS encoding inorganic phosphate transporter; this encodes MEDIYIVMLVALFALAVTDLVVGVSNDAVNFLSSAIGSRAFSMKTILIVASVGVGVGAIFSSGIMEVARKGIFMPGEFYFEEIMIIFMAVMITDVLLLDFFNSLGLPTSTTVSIVFELLGAAVSVAVIKIYNSSGSYGDIFNYINTSKATEIIVGILMAVVIAFLIGAIVQYFSRLIFSFQFEKKIKYAGAIFGGVSLTAILYFILLKGLKSVTFISEGFLNYLDNNTLIILAAGLVVFTIISQLLMSLFKTHILRFIILVGTFSLALAFAGNDLVNFIGVPIAAWQSFELWQAAYASSGTLPSEFLMSGLQGEVATPAFLLLVAGAVMVVTLWFSRKARNVVETGVNLARQGEVTERFDPNFLSRGIVRYSVLLGNVIGAITPRAVSRKIDEKFQKPGAFTRDSEDTPAFDLVRASVNLVVASILISIGTSLKLPLSTTYVTFMVAMGTSLADRAWDRESAVYRVAGVVNVIGGWFVTALVAFSAAAIFAAIIYFGGIIAITVLIGLAIFSIARSFVLHSRKEKEKKLKKPFRRNDISTINDIVGESSKNISSIVCGVNQMFTKTVKNLGYYDKSKLKKNKKSIKKLESEIDELKRNVFYFIKSIEEESLDSNRFYILILDYLQDIVQSIGYITRNSYNHVNNNHKNLKFNQIRDLKRVDDKMQALFDEIEDIFANQDFARIDVVLAGKQALLNDVGELIEKQIKRIRTTESSPRNSELYFGLLLETRDLITSTMNLLELYREFNIAVETTRFSTGLPQKEQD